Proteins from a single region of Flavobacterium sp. YJ01:
- a CDS encoding XdhC/CoxI family protein, with the protein MKEISEILKAYSAAKEARKKTALATVVKVEGSLYRQPGARMLVTEDGMLTGAISGGCLEGDALRKALLSINQKQNKLVTYNTSNEDDAEVGLQLGCNGIVHILFEYINEETGNNPIELLKQLELERKEAVMVTVFSLKRNAFQTGTTLFFRKESTVLNHSNEVLNLIPDVVEVLKNKTSIVKKLKENEDEALIEYIKPSISLVIAGAGNDIQPLVKMATILGWEINIGEGRATHATLKRFPKANQVLVVKPEQFLDNIEIDDHTYFLLMTHNYKYDLAVLKSLLQTNCHYIGILGPKSKFSRMLDDLQSEGILINEEQLSRIHSPVGLDIGAETSEEIALSIISEIKAVASQRAGTYLKYKSGKIHNEVYHGK; encoded by the coding sequence ATGAAAGAAATCAGCGAAATTCTTAAAGCTTATTCAGCAGCAAAAGAAGCAAGAAAAAAAACAGCTCTGGCAACCGTAGTTAAAGTCGAAGGCTCATTATACAGGCAGCCTGGCGCGCGCATGCTGGTAACTGAAGACGGAATGCTTACTGGTGCAATTAGCGGAGGATGTCTAGAAGGAGATGCGTTGCGAAAAGCGCTTCTTTCAATTAATCAAAAGCAAAATAAACTTGTAACTTACAATACAAGTAATGAAGATGATGCAGAAGTTGGTTTACAGCTTGGATGCAACGGAATTGTTCACATTCTTTTTGAATATATAAATGAAGAGACTGGAAACAATCCGATTGAGCTTTTAAAACAATTGGAATTAGAAAGAAAAGAAGCCGTAATGGTAACGGTTTTTTCTTTAAAGAGAAATGCTTTTCAGACAGGAACGACTTTGTTTTTTCGAAAAGAAAGTACTGTTTTAAATCATAGTAACGAAGTTTTAAATCTGATTCCTGATGTAGTAGAAGTTCTTAAAAACAAAACCTCAATAGTCAAGAAACTTAAAGAAAATGAAGACGAAGCTTTAATAGAATATATAAAACCGTCTATATCTTTAGTGATTGCCGGAGCTGGAAATGATATTCAGCCTTTAGTAAAGATGGCAACTATTTTAGGTTGGGAAATCAATATTGGAGAAGGTCGTGCCACACATGCTACTTTAAAGCGCTTTCCTAAAGCCAATCAAGTTTTGGTTGTAAAACCCGAGCAATTCCTTGATAATATTGAAATAGACGATCATACCTATTTTCTTTTAATGACGCATAATTACAAATATGATCTGGCAGTTTTAAAATCTTTATTGCAAACGAACTGCCATTATATTGGTATTCTCGGTCCAAAATCAAAATTTAGCCGAATGTTAGATGATCTCCAGAGCGAAGGAATTTTGATAAACGAAGAACAGTTAAGCCGAATTCATAGTCCTGTCGGATTGGATATTGGTGCCGAAACTTCAGAAGAAATTGCATTATCTATCATTTCCGAAATTAAAGCCGTTGCATCACAACGTGCCGGAACTTACTTGAAATACAAATCGGGTAAAATTCATAATGAAGTTTATCATGGAAAATAA
- a CDS encoding nucleotidyltransferase family protein: MENKLSNSTGIIILAAGNSSRLGRPKQLLEYKKSTLLKNTISEALKVENALVIVVTGANDEVIKNEINSAEITVCLNTDWENGMSSSIAKGLNELSILNPDCQQCILAVCDQPFVTSTIFENLINEHHKTQKGIIASAYSETLGTPVLFHQKYFEELLELTGQEGAKKLIKKYTDDVVSVLFEKGNIDIDTEEDYQELIS; the protein is encoded by the coding sequence ATGGAAAATAAACTGTCTAATTCAACTGGAATTATCATTTTAGCCGCAGGAAATTCTTCGAGATTAGGACGCCCGAAACAATTGCTGGAATATAAAAAATCAACACTTTTAAAGAACACAATTTCTGAAGCTTTAAAGGTCGAAAATGCATTGGTAATAGTTGTAACGGGTGCGAACGATGAAGTTATAAAAAATGAAATTAATTCGGCTGAAATAACAGTTTGTTTAAATACAGATTGGGAAAACGGAATGTCATCTTCTATTGCAAAGGGATTAAATGAATTATCAATCTTAAATCCCGATTGTCAGCAGTGTATTTTAGCAGTTTGCGATCAGCCTTTTGTAACCAGTACAATATTTGAAAATCTTATAAACGAACATCATAAAACCCAAAAAGGAATTATAGCTTCTGCTTACTCCGAAACTTTAGGCACGCCAGTTTTATTTCATCAAAAATATTTCGAAGAGCTTTTAGAATTAACAGGACAGGAAGGAGCCAAAAAACTGATTAAAAAATATACTGATGATGTTGTCTCTGTTCTTTTTGAAAAAGGGAATATTGATATTGATACCGAAGAAGATTATCAGGAGTTGATTTCTTGA
- a CDS encoding cysteine desulfurase family protein: MPHQQNIYLDNNATTRVDARVLEAMLPYFTEYYANSSSTHIAGLTVNEAVENAAWQVADLINADAEEITFTSGATEAINLAIKGLVNQDRKHIITVQTEHKAVLETCHFMEKNGFDVSYLSVSKDGLLDIKLLEEIITDKTLVFIGMLSNNETGVIQNIGKISKILKRKNVLFICDATQAVGKIPIDVKALGIDLLTLSAHKFYGPKGIGALYISAKAKLKLQSQIVGGGQQRKLRSGTLNVPGIIGLGKAAEIAVNELEKDKNRIEILRDKLEKGLLQFEGSFVNGNIENRIYNTSNICFPRVNSEQLIMALGNISVSNGASCSAVTSEPSHVLKAMGLSDEEALSSIRFSLGRFTTDEEIDIAIERILNLVEKLKI; the protein is encoded by the coding sequence ATGCCACATCAACAAAATATTTATTTGGATAATAATGCTACAACTCGTGTTGATGCACGTGTTTTAGAAGCAATGTTACCTTATTTCACAGAATACTACGCTAATTCATCTAGCACGCATATTGCAGGATTGACAGTTAATGAAGCCGTTGAAAATGCGGCGTGGCAAGTTGCAGATTTAATTAATGCCGATGCAGAGGAAATCACTTTTACATCGGGTGCAACTGAAGCAATCAATCTGGCAATTAAAGGTTTGGTTAATCAAGACCGAAAACATATTATTACCGTTCAAACCGAACATAAAGCGGTTCTTGAAACTTGTCATTTTATGGAAAAGAATGGCTTTGATGTAAGTTATTTATCTGTAAGCAAAGACGGACTTTTAGACATTAAATTATTAGAAGAAATAATTACCGATAAAACTCTGGTTTTCATCGGGATGCTTTCTAACAACGAAACTGGCGTCATACAAAATATCGGCAAAATTTCTAAGATTTTAAAAAGAAAAAATGTACTTTTTATTTGTGATGCTACACAGGCTGTTGGAAAAATTCCAATTGATGTTAAAGCTTTAGGAATTGATCTTTTGACTTTGTCGGCACATAAATTTTATGGCCCAAAAGGAATTGGCGCTTTGTATATTTCAGCGAAAGCTAAACTTAAATTGCAATCACAAATTGTTGGTGGAGGTCAGCAAAGAAAATTGCGAAGCGGCACCTTAAACGTTCCTGGAATTATTGGTTTAGGAAAAGCTGCAGAAATTGCTGTAAATGAATTAGAAAAAGATAAAAATAGAATTGAAATTTTGAGAGATAAACTGGAAAAAGGTTTACTGCAATTTGAAGGTTCTTTCGTAAACGGAAATATTGAAAACCGAATTTATAACACTTCAAATATTTGTTTTCCGAGAGTAAATTCAGAACAATTGATTATGGCTTTAGGAAATATTTCAGTTTCAAATGGCGCTTCTTGTTCGGCAGTAACTTCTGAACCTTCTCACGTTTTAAAAGCAATGGGATTATCGGATGAAGAGGCTTTGAGTTCGATTCGATTTAGTTTGGGAAGATTTACTACGGATGAAGAAATTGATATCGCGATTGAAAGAATATTAAATCTTGTTGAAAAATTAAAGATCTAA
- a CDS encoding 2Fe-2S iron-sulfur cluster-binding protein, translating into MASKKTNQNKVTSDDSNSRRDFIKKSGLFTALAFTPPSLVMASDKKWDEKIAEYLETVPISIEVNGTKHNLNIEPRTTLLDLLREQLHLTGTKKGCDHGQCGACTVHVNGTRILSCLSLASMQQNAQVTTIEGLSKGKKLHPMQEAFIKHDGFQCGYCTPGQIMSGIACIKEGHANSREEISEYMSGNICRCGAYHNIVDAITEVKEGGKEL; encoded by the coding sequence ATGGCTTCTAAAAAAACAAATCAGAATAAAGTTACTTCGGACGACTCCAATTCTCGTCGTGACTTTATAAAGAAATCAGGACTTTTTACCGCTCTTGCTTTTACGCCACCTTCATTGGTAATGGCTTCAGACAAGAAATGGGATGAAAAAATAGCGGAGTATTTAGAAACTGTACCAATTTCTATTGAAGTAAATGGCACAAAACATAACCTCAATATTGAACCAAGAACTACTTTATTGGATTTATTGAGAGAACAGCTGCATCTTACAGGAACTAAAAAAGGCTGTGACCACGGACAATGCGGTGCGTGTACTGTTCACGTAAACGGAACTAGAATTTTGTCATGTCTTTCTTTGGCATCTATGCAGCAAAACGCACAAGTAACCACAATCGAAGGACTTTCAAAAGGAAAAAAACTGCATCCGATGCAAGAGGCGTTTATCAAGCATGACGGCTTTCAATGCGGTTATTGTACGCCAGGACAAATCATGTCAGGAATTGCTTGTATAAAAGAAGGTCATGCTAACAGCAGAGAAGAAATCAGCGAATATATGAGTGGAAATATCTGCCGTTGCGGTGCTTATCATAATATTGTTGATGCCATAACAGAAGTGAAGGAAGGAGGGAAGGAGTTATGA